A window of the Brassica oleracea var. oleracea cultivar TO1000 chromosome C1, BOL, whole genome shotgun sequence genome harbors these coding sequences:
- the LOC106300895 gene encoding early nodulin-like protein 2, translating into MGLIKRFDAYLMTVMLMSLGLFAIGFSNGYKFYVGGRDGWVLTPSEDYSHWSYRSRFQVNDTLYFKYPKGKDSVLEVSEEEFNTCNTTHPITSLTDGDSLYVLSRSGPFFFVSGNSENCLKGQKLPVKVMSAAHHSHSPRQPSPSPSPSPTLSPSHQALSSPAPSPRVVLSESEALAPAPGPAKAHNSAGLVSPRAVSLGLVLVVIISFVV; encoded by the exons ATGGGTTTGATCAAAAGGTTTGATGCTTATTTGATGACTGTGATGTTAATGAGTTTAGGGTTATTTGCAATTGGGTTTTCAAATGGGTACAAGTTCTATGTTGGTGGGAGAGATGGTTGGGTCCTTACTCCATCCGAGGACTATTCTCATTGGTCTTATCGAAGCCGGTTTCAGGTCAATGACACTCTTT ATTTTAAGTACCCTAAGGGGAAAGATTCAGTGTTGGAGGTGAGTGAAGAAGAATTCAACACATGCAACACTACTCACCCAATAACCTCCCTCACGGACGGAGACTCTCTCTATGTTCTTAGCCGCTCAGGTCCGTTCTTTTTTGTCAGCGGCAACTCAGAAAATTGTCTCAAAGGTCAGAAGCTACCCGTGAAGGTCATGTCCGCCGCCCACCACAGCCACAGTCCTCGCCAGCCATCTCCATCGCCCTCACCGTCACCGACTCTGTCTCCAAGCCATCAGGCTTTGTCATCTCCAGCGCCTTCTCCGAGAGTGGTTCTTTCTGAATCTGAAGCTCTTGCTCCGGCTCCAGGACCAGCGAAAGCTCACAATTCGGCCGGTTTGGTGAGTCCTAGGGCGGTCTCTCTAGGATTGGTTCTCGTGGTTATTATAAGTTTCGTGGTTTAG
- the LOC106296373 gene encoding pollen-specific leucine-rich repeat extensin-like protein 1, whose product MFSLYKSLFTPNKGSITCFPMALSITFHALTSLLLFHVSLVSTATHTPHHHASHSSNHLQKAHRALQAWKKVIYSDPKNLTGDWVGPSVCSYTGIFCAPSPSDPNTLVVAGIDLNHGDIAGFLPEPIGLLSDLALIHLNSNRFCGILPRSLSQLSLLYELDLSNNRFVGPFPDVVLSLPSLKYLDLRYNEFEGPLPPKLFSNPLDAIFVNNNRLTSLIPREFTGTTASVVVFANNDFSGCLPPTISHFADTLEELLLINSSLSGCLPPEVGYLYKLRVLDMSYNSLVGPVPYSLAGLGHLELLNLDHNMFTGAVPLGVCVLPSLQNLTVSDNYFSEEEGICRNLTSRGIVFDDSNNCLPDKPHQRSHKVCEDVLDHPVDCYDHECSAVAPQASPFAAGPSLAPAPAPAPAYT is encoded by the coding sequence ATGTTCTCTCTATATAAATCGTTATTCACTCCAAACAAAGGATCCATAACTTGTTTTCCAATGGCTCTTTCTATTACATTTCATGCCCTTACCTCACTTCTTCTCTTTCATGTCTCTCTCGTATCAACCGCAACGCACACCCCTCACCACCACGCAAGTCACTCCTCAAACCATCTTCAGAAAGCGCACCGTGCACTTCAAGCATGGAAGAAGGTCATATATTCGGATCCAAAGAACTTGACAGGAGACTGGGTCGGTCCTTCAGTCTGCAGCTACACTGGCATCTTCTGTGCCCCATCCCCTTCCGACCCAAACACTCTAGTTGTCGCTGGAATCGATCTCAACCACGGAGACATCGCTGGTTTCCTCCCCGAACCCATTGGCCTTCTCTCTGACCTCGCTCTCATCCATCTCAACAGCAACCGTTTCTGCGGCATCCTTCCTCGTTCATTGTCCCAACTATCATTACTCTATGAGCTAGACCTCAGCAACAACCGCTTCGTAGGCCCTTTTCCAGATGTTGTCCTCTCACTCCCTTCTCTAAAGTACCTCGACCTTCGTTACAACGAGTTCGAAGGTCCTTTGCCTCCAAAACTCTTCAGCAACCCTCTCGACGCCATTTTCGTGAACAACAACAGGTTAACAAGCCTCATACCCAGAGAGTTCACTGGAACAACCGCCTCTGTTGTCGTCTTTGCCAACAATGATTTCAGCGGTTGTCTGCCTCCTACCATATCTCACTTTGCAGATACTTTAGAAGAGCTTCTCCTAATCAACTCAAGCTTGTCCGGGTGTCTACCTCCAGAAGTTGGGTATCTCTACAAGCTAAGAGTCCTTGACATGAGCTACAACAGTTTAGTTGGTCCTGTGCCTTACAGTCTCGCTGGGCTTGGCCATCTTGAGCTGCTGAATCTGGACCATAACATGTTCACTGGCGCTGTCCCTCTTGGAGTCTGCGTTCTGCCTAGCCTGCAGAACCTTACCGTCTCTGATAACTATTTCTCTGAAGAAGAAGGCATCTGCAGGAACCTTACTTCCAGAGGAATAGTCTTTGACGATAGCAATAACTGTCTGCCTGACAAACCCCACCAACGGAGCCACAAAGTCTGTGAAGATGTACTTGACCACCCTGTAGACTGCTATGACCATGAATGCTCAGCCGTGGCTCCTCAGGCGTCTCCGTTTGCTGCAGGACCTTCCCTTGCTCCTGCTCCTGCTCCTGCTCCAGCCTACACATAG
- the LOC106302292 gene encoding uncharacterized protein LOC106302292, with translation MMHRTLLLMALITSAVSRNDEELCRDMFESFIEGMSMQPSPQYCRGVSHLNNVLKLTSPVALQGLEKKKEKGRVGKPCECMELEVTWKIRCVRCDQDPSPNVTKYESHVNVL, from the exons ATGATGCATCGTACTTTATTGCTCATGGCCTTAATCACGTCAGCGGTTTCAAGGAATGACGAAGAGCTGTGTAGGGACATGTTCGAAAGCTTCATTGAGGGAATGTCTATGCAACCTTCTCCACAGTACTGTAGGGGAGTGAGCCACTTGAATAACGTCCTCAAGCTCACGTCTCCAGTTGCT TTGCAGGGACTGGAGAAGAAGAAGGAGAAGGGACGGGTAGGTAAACCGTGTGAATGCATGGAGTTAGAGGTAACTTGGAAAATAAGATGTGTAAGATGCGACCAAGATCCAAGCCCGAATGTAACCAAATATGAATCACATGTGAATGTCTTATAG
- the LOC106332619 gene encoding probable protein phosphatase 2C 58, whose amino-acid sequence MPPLCNLPLKSHDEAEEESWLDTMTKVMEEHNDEGGGAAELTLLFYSELLDAVILQQSLKLGKGGSTAATVIPIDSQKLMVAKFGDSRAVMSRNGVAHQLSVDHEPSNERKYIEKIGGFVSNIPGDVLRVDGQLAVARAFGDKRLKIHLCSEPDITHQAVGDQNEFVVFTSDGI is encoded by the exons ATGCCTCCTCTCTGCAACTTGCCTCTCAAATCCCACGACGAAGCAGAAGAAGAATCATGGCTGGATACGATGACGAAGGTCATGGAAGAACACAACGACGAAGGTGGTGGTGCGGCGG AACTAACTCTATTGTTCTACTCTGAATTATTGG ATGCAGTGATACTGCAGCAGTCTCTTAAGCTTGGTAAAGGCGGGTCAACTGCTGCAACGGTGATACCAATAGATAGTCAAAAGCTAATGGTTGCTAAATTTGGAGACTCAAGGGCAGTGATGTCTAGGAATGGAGTTGCACATCAGCTCTCAGTTGATCATGAACCAAGTAATGAGAGGAAATACATAGAGAAAATAGGTGGCTTTGTATCCAATATTCCAG GGGATGTTCTGCGAGTGGATGGGCAGCTAGCTGTTGCTAGAGCGTTTGGAGATAAAAGATTAAAAATACATCTGTGTTCAGAACCAGACATTACTCACCAGGCGGTTGGAGACCAGAATGAGTTCGTTGTTTTTACTAGTGATGGTATTTAG
- the LOC106332629 gene encoding uncharacterized protein LOC106332629 produces MVKGFWDSTPSMFHSTSAMYQFSKKLKNLKLVIRELGREKLGNLTKKAKDAHTVLCGKQEAQNAIREIKCQDGSIVTGQFGVKAEAERFFSEFLNQSPVTYVGTSIEELREILDFRCSEEDCRMLVEDVTEEEICKVLFAMPSNKSPGPDGYPSEFFKLAWSVIAKDFTVAVQSVFRFGFLPKGVNSTILALVPKKTDSMEMRDYRPIACCNVLYKVVSKILANRLKLLLPRVVVENQSAFIRGRLLLENVLLASELIMEALGIPGQFIRWIKLCITTPLFSVQIDKAVMEKKFQFHPRCKALSLTHLCFADDLMVTEQMYKGGAKVAWRDISKPKAEGGLGIRSLKEVNKVYGLKLVWRLMLGTSLWSKWIQIYILKKKSFWEVKANSQGGSWMWRKLLKLRDVAQEFYHKESDKGRLFDLLGDRGMIDTWVRKDATLEEVVRCARRRRKHRNVALNEIEAELNMVKEKLRHNVEDVIKWKGKYGYRERFSTSETWMMIRETYSPCSWAKGVWFSHATPKFSFITWLAMLNRLATMDRISKWSLGVDTTCVLCKNAVETRDHLFFQCDYSSQLWKQLTLGILRNAHSNSWSAIIPLLSDNSRGVKSTFCVRYSFQAAIYALWRERNRIKHGEKPMAIAILQKLVDKGVRNKLSLLQTQRRRGMVDGL; encoded by the exons ATGGTTAAAGGATTTTGGGATTCCACTCCAAGTATGTTTCACTCTACTTCTGCCATGTATCAGTTTTCTAAGAAGCTAAAGAACCTGAAACTAGTCATCAGAGAGTTGGGTAGAGAGAAATTGGGCAATCTTACAAAGAAAGCAAAGGACGCTCATACTGTCTTGTGTGGAAAGCAGGAA GCACAGAATGCGATCAGAGAGATCAAATGTCAAGATGGCAGCATTGTTACAGGACAGTTTGGGGTGAAAGCTGAAGCAGAGAGATTCTTCTCAGAGTTTCTCAACCAATCTCCTGTCACTTATGTGGGTACTTCTATTGAAGAGCTGCGAGAGATTTTGGATTTTCGATGTTCTGAAGAGGACTGCCGTATGCTGGTGGAAGATGTAACAGAAGAGGAGATATGCAAGGTCTTGTTTGCTATGCCATCAAACAAGTCCCCTGGTCCTGATGGCTATCCAAGTGAATTTTTTAAATTGGCTTGGTCAGTTATTGCTAAGGATTTTACAGTTGCTGTCCAGTCAGTGTTTCGGTTTGGGTTCCTTCCTAAAGGGGTGAATTCGACGATCTTGGCGCTGGTTCCTAAAAAAACAGATTCGATGGAGATGAGGGACTATCGCCCTATAGCATGCTGTAACGTGCTATACAAGGTGGTGTCGAAAATCCTTGCAAATAGACTTAAGTTGCTTCTTCCGAGGGTTGTTGTAGAGAATCAGTCAGCTTTTATAAGGGGTAGACTTCTCTTGGAGAATGTATTGTTGGCTTCAGAGCTG ATTATGGAAGCTTTGGGAATTCCTGGTCAGTTTATAAGGTGGATCAAGCTCTGTATTACTACTCCCTTGTTTTCTGTCCAA ATTGACAAAGCAGTTATGGAGAAGAAATTTCAGTTTCACCCTCGGTGTAAAGCTCTCTCGCTTACTCATCTCTGCTTCGCTGATGATCTTATG GTTACCGAGCAAATGTATAAAGGAG GTGCAAAGGTAGCATGGAGAGATATCAGTAAACCAAAAGCTGAAGGAGGTTTGGGCATAAGAAGTTTGAAAGAGGTGAATAAAGTGTATGGGTTGAAGCTTGTCTGGAGGTTAATGTTGGGAACCTCATTATGGAGCAAGTGGATCCAGATTTATATACTTAAAAAGAAGAGTTTTTGGGAAGTTAAAGCGAACAGTCAAGGGGGGTCTTGGATGTGGAGAAAGCTTTTAAAGTTGAGGGATGTGGCTCAAGAGTTCTATCATAAGGAG TCGGATAAGGGGAGGTTGTTCGATCTCTTGGGTGATCGAGGCATGATTGATACATGGGTGAGGAAAGATGCAACATTAGAGGAAGTTGTTCGGTGTGCTAGGAGAAGAAGGAAGCACAGAAATGTAGCTCTAAATGAAATTGAAGCTGAGTTGAATATGGTGAAGGAGAAGTTGAGGCATAATGTAGAGGATGTTATCAAGTGGAAAGGGAAGTATGGCTATAGGGAACGCTTCTCCACGTCTGAAACTTGGATGATGATCAGAGAAACATATAGTCCATGTTCGTGGGCAAAGGGAGTTTGGTTCTCTCATGCGACGCCAAAGTTTTCTTTCATAACCTGGCTGGCGATGTTAAACAGACTAGCCACTATGGATAGGATTTCTAAGTGGAGTCTGGGTGTTGACACAACTTGTGTATTATGTAAGAATGCTGTCGAGACTAGAGATCACTTATTCTTCCAATGTGACTACTCCTCTCAACTTTGGAAGCAGCTCACTCTTGGTATCTTACGTAATGCTCATTCAAACAGTTGGTCTGCTATCATACCTCTTTTATCAGACAATTCTAGGGGAGTGAAAAGTACTTTCTGTGTCAGATACTCCTTTCAAGCAGCCATTTATGCATTGTGGAGGGAGAGAAACAGGATTAAGCATGGTGAAAAGCCTATGGCCATTGCTATATTACAGAAGCTTGTGGATAAGGGAGTAAGGAATAAGCTTAGCTTGTTGCAAACGCAGAGAAGAAGAGGCATGGTTGATGGTCTCTAA
- the LOC106344444 gene encoding palmitoyl-protein thioesterase 3-like, whose product MTSLYFFPHCFLRFLQNQSILSSSCCMMKSFQRCALLVRTLSVFVFFIPVTISVPFILLHGIRDQCSNGGTISFTQLLSNLSSSPGSCLEIGNGEQDSVSMPLTQQARIACEKVKQMKELSQGYNIVAQSQGNLVARGLIEFCDNAPPVLNYVSLGGPHAGIANIPKCTSPVCQLLRTDVYSDYVQDHIAPSGYIKLPNEMSKYLEHSKYLPKLNNERPTERNSIYKERFTSLHNLVLVMFQGDKVVMPKESCWFGYYPDGATTPLLPPQQTKLYTEDWIGLKTLDAAGKVKFVSVPGEHLQMAHDDVVKHVVPYLQNHPSFFLNADSTKI is encoded by the exons ATGACTAGCCTATACTTCTTTCCTCATTGCTTCTTGAGGTTCCTCCAAAATCAAAGTATTCTTTCTTCGAGTTGTTGCATGATGAAGAGTTTCCAACGATGTGCTCTCCTAGTGAGGACCTTGTCAGTCTTCGTCTTCTTCATCCCGGTTACAATCTCCGTTCCATTCATCCTTTTACACG GGATTCGAGATCAATGCTCCAATGGTGGAACGATTAGCTTCACACAGCTCCTTAGCAACCTCTCAAGCTCCCCTGGCTCTTGCTT AGAAATAGGAAATGGGGAACAAGATTCCGTGTCCATGCCGCTTACGCAACAAGCGAGAATAGCGTGTGAGAAAGTGAAACAGATGAAAGAGTTGAGTCAAGGTTACAACATTGTTGCACAGTCTCAAGGTAACTTAGTCGCTAGAGGCCTAATTGAGTTCTGTGACAATGCTCCTCCTGTCCTCAACTATGTCTCCTTAGGAGGTCCTCACGCTGGCATAGCCAACATCCCCAAGTGTACT TCTCCAGTTTGTCAGCTACTGAGAACAGATGTCTACAGCGACTATGTTCAG GATCATATTGCTCCAAGTGGTTATATCAAACTCCCTAAT GAGATGTCAAAGTACCTGGAACACTCCAAGTATCTGCCAAAGCTCAACAACGAGAGACCTACCGAGAGGAACTCCATTTATAAAGAACGTTTCACCAGCTTGCACAACTTGGTCCTTGTCATG TTTCAGGGTGATAAAGTAGTGATGCCTAAAGAAAGTTGTTGGTTCGGATATTACCCTGATGGAGCTACAACACCACTTTTGCCTCCTCAACAG ACGAAGCTCTATACTGAGGATTGGATTGGTCTGAAAACATTGGATGCTGCTGGAAAAGTGAAGTTTGTTAGTGTCCCTGGAGAGCACCTTCAGATGGCGCATGATGACGTTGTAAAGCACGTCGTGCCTTACCTCCAGAACCATCCTAGTTTCTTTCTTAATGCAGACTCGACTAAAATTTAA
- the LOC106342441 gene encoding palmitoyl-protein thioesterase 1-like has product MDKSFKRSALFATFAIFFFIPVSISVPFIHFHGINDQCSSVEARSFTQLLRNLSSSPGYCLEIGNGEHDSMYMPLMQQASIACEKVKQMKELSQGYNIVAQSQGNMVARGLIEFCDDAPPVLNYVSLGGPHAGISIIPKCPAGASYPLCQLQETEVYSDSAQDHIAPCGYIKLASEISEYMEHSKFLPKLNNERPNERNSTYKERFTSLHNLVLVMFEGDTIVVPRETCWFGFYPEGATAPLLPPQKTKLYIEDWIGLKTLDDAGKVKFVGVPGDHLEMAHDDVVKYVVPYLQNQFAFSS; this is encoded by the exons ATGGACAAGAGCTTCAAGCGATCTGCTCTCTTTGCAACCTTCGCCATCTTCTTCTTCATTCCGGTTTCAATCTCTGTTCCATTCATTCACTTCCACG GGATTAATGATCAATGCTCAAGCGTTGAAGCTAGGAGCTTCACACAGCTCCTTAGGAACCTCTCCAGCTCCCCTGGCTACTGCTT AGAAATAGGAAATGGTGAACATGATTCTATGTACATGCCCCTTATGCAGCAAGCGAGTATAGCGTGTGAGAAAGTTAAGCAGATGAAAGAGCTGAGTCAAGGTTACAATATTGTGGCACAGTCACAAGGAAACATGGTCGCTAGAGGTTTAATTGAGTTCTGTGACGATGCTCCTCCTGTCCTCAACTATGTGTCCTTAGGAGGACCTCATGCTGGCATCTCCATCATTCCCAAGTGTCCTGCGGGAGCT AGTTATCCACTTTGCCAGCTGCAGGAAACAGAGGTCTACAGCGACTCTGCTCAA GACCATATTGCTCCATGTGGATATATCAAACTCGCTTCT GAAATATCAGAGTATATGGAACACAGCAAGTTTCTACCAAAGCTCAACAATGAGAGACCTAACGAGAGGAACTCCACTTATAAAGAACGTTTCACCAGCTTGCACAACTTGGTCCTAGTTATG TTCGAGGGTGATACAATAGTAGTTCCTAGAGAAACTTGTTGGTTCGGATTTTACCCTGAAGGAGCTACAGCACCTCTTTTGCCTCCTCAAAAG ACAAAACTCTATATTGAGGACTGGATTGGTCTGAAAACATTGGATGATGCTGGAAAAGTGAAGTTTGTCGGTGTCCCTGGAGATCACCTCGAAATGGCGCATGATGACGTTGTGAAATACGTCGTGCCTTACCTGCAAAACCAGTTTGCGTTTTCTTCTTGA